A part of Limihaloglobus sulfuriphilus genomic DNA contains:
- a CDS encoding ATP-binding protein, whose protein sequence is MISRRLENAIRKSLEFSPAVGIVGPRQSGKTTLARMIARNYGKPVIHLDLENPQDVIKLDHPQIYLQQYIDHIVILDEAQRKPELFPLLRYMIDQDRRPGRFLILGSASPALKRQASESLAGRIIYHELSPFSLDEMQQNGWDTIKRLWMRGGYPQSYLAKTDEQASVWMRNFIQTHLEKDMPALGVRVPATTLYRFWTMLAHCHGQLWNSSRLAESMGVDPKSARRYLDILEETFMIRQLQPFFSNLKKRLVKSPKVYIRDSGLLHSLLNISSYDDLCTNPVLGESWEGFCIEQVLAIKPPEYNAYFYRTRSAVAAEIDLVLAKGVNVEIALEIKYSLTPKLTKSSINAINTLKPKKTWVIYPGDDSYPIKENIWTLPIAQIEKIFSNS, encoded by the coding sequence ATGATCAGTAGAAGATTAGAAAATGCTATAAGAAAAAGCCTCGAATTTTCCCCTGCTGTGGGAATAGTCGGCCCCCGTCAGTCAGGCAAGACAACGCTTGCGCGAATGATAGCCCGCAACTATGGTAAGCCGGTTATTCATCTTGACCTGGAAAATCCTCAGGACGTGATTAAACTCGACCACCCTCAAATATATCTCCAGCAATATATTGATCATATTGTTATACTTGACGAAGCACAGAGAAAACCCGAACTTTTCCCATTGCTTCGTTATATGATAGACCAGGACAGACGCCCGGGCAGATTTCTGATACTCGGCTCGGCATCGCCCGCCCTTAAAAGACAGGCTTCGGAATCTCTGGCAGGCCGGATTATTTATCATGAGCTGTCTCCGTTTTCGCTTGATGAAATGCAGCAGAACGGCTGGGATACAATAAAAAGGCTTTGGATGCGGGGCGGTTATCCTCAAAGCTATCTGGCCAAGACAGACGAGCAGGCCTCGGTTTGGATGAGAAATTTTATTCAGACTCATCTTGAAAAGGACATGCCGGCTCTTGGGGTAAGGGTGCCGGCTACAACTCTTTACCGTTTCTGGACAATGCTCGCTCACTGCCACGGTCAGCTCTGGAACAGCAGCAGGCTGGCAGAGAGCATGGGTGTGGATCCAAAATCGGCGAGGCGGTATCTTGATATACTCGAAGAAACATTTATGATACGTCAGCTTCAGCCGTTTTTCAGTAATCTCAAGAAACGCCTCGTGAAATCACCAAAGGTATATATCCGTGACAGCGGCCTGCTGCACAGCCTGCTGAATATCAGCAGCTATGATGATCTCTGCACCAACCCTGTTCTCGGAGAGTCCTGGGAGGGTTTCTGCATTGAACAGGTATTGGCGATTAAACCGCCTGAATATAACGCGTATTTCTACCGGACTCGATCCGCTGTTGCCGCAGAGATAGACCTTGTACTTGCAAAGGGTGTAAATGTCGAAATCGCTTTGGAGATCAAGTATTCATTGACTCCGAAACTCACTAAAAGTTCCATCAACGCCATAAACACTTTAAAACCCAAAAAGACCTGGGTCATATACCCCGGCGATGACAGCTATCCGATAAAGGAAAACATCTGGACACTGCCAATAGCTCAAATTGAAAAGATTTTCTCAAACAGTTGA
- a CDS encoding ISL3 family transposase, which translates to MLLKRILKKTLKVKRHKVVKVDYSDNQLNFYLDVHKRRRLPCGTCQTLAPQRDRLPQRQIKHVPLWGIPVMLHYRPVRVSCPKCGGPRVEDIPFTSGKSRMTNGLVWTLSSMAKLLPWQTVSQMFNVSWNTVQSAVKQAVDYGMKHRDTGKVIYIGIDEVSRRKGHTYMTVVYDLEEKRILWSVQGRKKETLEAFFKEHGKSLKGSLKAVCCDMWQSYIDVVKEHVDEDVVLVFDKFHIVQHLNQAVDEVRKQEAITLKKDNPELLKKTRYIWLKNPENLTDKQRARLGYLEKLNLKVNRAYLLKESFRDFWDYRYPAAAKKYLAKWFWWATHSRLEPLRDFAWMLRKHQQGIINYFKCRVTNGVTEGMNNKVKTIVKRCYGFRTIPTLQLALYHCLGKLPEPENMHKFV; encoded by the coding sequence ATGCTGCTTAAAAGAATACTAAAAAAGACATTAAAAGTCAAGAGACATAAAGTGGTAAAAGTCGATTATAGTGACAATCAGCTCAACTTTTATTTAGACGTTCACAAACGTCGTCGGCTGCCTTGCGGCACCTGTCAGACGCTCGCTCCGCAACGTGACCGGCTTCCGCAACGGCAGATTAAGCATGTTCCGTTATGGGGCATACCAGTGATGCTGCATTACCGTCCGGTTCGTGTCAGCTGTCCCAAATGCGGTGGGCCGAGGGTTGAGGACATACCCTTTACCTCAGGTAAATCACGTATGACAAACGGATTGGTCTGGACCTTGAGCAGTATGGCGAAATTGCTGCCCTGGCAGACGGTTTCTCAGATGTTTAATGTCAGCTGGAATACGGTTCAGTCTGCGGTAAAGCAGGCAGTTGACTACGGCATGAAACACAGGGATACAGGAAAGGTCATTTATATTGGCATTGACGAAGTATCCCGCCGCAAGGGTCATACGTATATGACGGTGGTGTACGACCTGGAAGAAAAACGCATTTTATGGAGCGTCCAGGGCCGGAAAAAAGAGACGCTGGAGGCGTTTTTCAAAGAACATGGAAAATCACTAAAAGGCAGTTTAAAGGCGGTTTGCTGTGATATGTGGCAATCGTACATTGATGTTGTAAAAGAGCATGTTGACGAGGATGTTGTTCTGGTTTTCGATAAATTTCATATCGTACAACATTTGAATCAGGCTGTCGATGAGGTACGCAAACAGGAAGCTATCACGCTCAAAAAAGACAACCCCGAACTGCTTAAAAAAACGCGATATATCTGGCTGAAGAATCCTGAAAACCTTACAGACAAACAGCGTGCACGTCTGGGGTATCTGGAGAAGCTGAATCTTAAAGTCAACAGGGCTTATTTATTGAAAGAATCCTTTCGTGATTTTTGGGATTACCGCTACCCTGCAGCTGCCAAAAAATATCTTGCAAAGTGGTTCTGGTGGGCCACCCACAGCAGGCTCGAACCATTACGTGATTTTGCCTGGATGCTCAGAAAACATCAGCAAGGTATCATAAATTATTTCAAATGCCGAGTCACCAATGGAGTCACCGAAGGTATGAACAATAAAGTTAAAACAATAGTCAAAAGATGTTATGGATTCAGGACAATCCCGACGCTGCAGTTAGCCTTATATCACTGCCTTGGAAAGCTGCCTGAACCTGAAAATATGCACAAATTTGTGTGA
- a CDS encoding VWA domain-containing protein: MKRIIIYLTLIAALCVGNISARETAPTETSQDISKQKPRIQMAILLDTSGSMSGLINQARTEVWTIVNEFITAQKDGVSPEFELALYEYGKSSLAADEGYLRMIVPLTNDLDLVSQELFALATNGGQEYCGWVIQDAANQLQWSQNPEDLKVIFVAGNEPFTQGPVSHKDACRLSISKGIIVNTIHCGSESDGVSGKWKDGAVLADGRFLNIDHNSRIAHIPAPQDEEIARLGAELNTTYLAYGADGSAMLERQSAQDSLNSSAPAAKVQRAVSKSSLYYDNARWDLVDAVEAEKVQLENIDKDKLPEEMKNMNIEERKQYVKENAEKRKELQHKIKLLNQMRKDYIAQQQKENAAANTLGSAIIEAVTSQAREKNFTFQSAPAADENQQPHSAEETNNPISPKAD, from the coding sequence ATGAAACGAATCATAATTTACCTTACACTCATTGCGGCATTGTGCGTTGGTAATATTTCAGCACGAGAAACCGCGCCGACGGAAACATCTCAAGATATATCAAAACAAAAGCCCAGAATCCAGATGGCGATTCTGCTCGACACCTCCGGCAGTATGTCCGGTCTGATCAATCAGGCCCGCACCGAGGTCTGGACGATCGTCAACGAATTTATCACCGCGCAGAAGGATGGAGTAAGCCCCGAGTTTGAGCTGGCACTGTACGAGTACGGCAAGAGCTCGCTCGCGGCGGACGAGGGGTATCTGCGCATGATAGTGCCGCTCACGAACGACCTGGATCTGGTATCACAGGAGCTGTTCGCACTGGCGACAAACGGCGGCCAGGAGTACTGCGGCTGGGTCATACAGGATGCGGCGAATCAGCTCCAGTGGTCGCAGAATCCCGAAGACCTCAAGGTGATTTTCGTCGCCGGCAACGAGCCGTTCACGCAGGGGCCGGTAAGTCACAAGGATGCATGCAGGCTTTCCATCTCCAAAGGCATCATCGTCAACACTATTCACTGCGGCAGCGAGAGCGATGGAGTCAGCGGCAAATGGAAAGACGGTGCCGTGCTTGCCGACGGGCGTTTTCTCAACATAGACCACAACAGCCGGATTGCACATATCCCCGCGCCGCAGGACGAGGAGATCGCCCGCCTCGGAGCAGAGCTCAACACAACATACCTTGCCTACGGCGCAGACGGCTCTGCCATGCTGGAGCGGCAGTCCGCTCAGGATTCGCTCAACAGTTCAGCGCCGGCGGCAAAGGTGCAGCGTGCGGTCAGCAAATCCAGCCTTTATTATGACAACGCGAGATGGGACCTGGTCGATGCCGTCGAGGCGGAGAAGGTTCAGCTGGAAAACATCGATAAAGACAAACTGCCCGAAGAGATGAAGAACATGAACATAGAAGAGCGGAAACAATACGTCAAAGAAAATGCCGAAAAACGCAAAGAGCTACAGCACAAGATAAAGCTGCTCAACCAAATGCGTAAGGATTACATCGCGCAGCAGCAAAAGGAAAACGCCGCCGCAAACACACTGGGCAGCGCGATTATCGAGGCGGTTACCAGTCAGGCACGCGAAAAGAATTTCACTTTTCAATCTGCACCCGCCGCAGACGAAAACCAACAGCCGCATTCAGCCGAAGAGACAAACAACCCCATCAGTCCAAAGGCGGATTAA
- a CDS encoding VIT domain-containing protein yields the protein MRVKHIYLKFAPAAILICAACVCALEHVTTSPADSTAESTSAVSNTIVPQIGRFGFVPGRGRAIEITNVNALIDINETAAATTLEIHIINNTNRRQEAELVLPVPDDAVIKGFAYDGPGTAISARIHERGEARRIYRDLVNRIIDPALVELAGHKLVRSSVFPVEPRGRQKLVITYEHLLRREHDRIDYYLGRSESLEYDVPWQITANIKNSNPVSAVYSSSHEIVTHRISAGNLTVNVSSGSRKNPGRFHLSFIVNSGGPAASLFAYPQSSVNGGYFMLLAGLGTQKKPKETPAIKRELTLVIDRSGSMRGEKLEQVKESALQIIAGLEDGELFNIAIYSNSVEWFSVSPVEKNNDTFKSAQSYLAGTTASGGTNIYEALEGALAQAPNAGRLPVVLFLTDGLPTVNRTGEKEIAALAEKQNPHNRRVFTIGVGVDLNAPLLDRIAEVSGGRSEFILPAEDIEVKIGRVFERLTGPVFTDVRLEILEADGTPAIGRTLDILPGRIADVYEDEQIVLLGKYVGSRPLTFRLSGNYRGTHRSFDFAFSFDKADPGYSFVPRLWAGRKIAVLTESIRQAGADANTNDPRIKELVDEVIRISTEFGILTEYTAFLANEGMSLAEPEAIRREAADMFRSRAISSRSGMDAVSQSYNYARRKSQTTLNYSNEFYDSKMKHVRFNSIRQLGDRTFYQKSNRWVDSRLVNNTDSIRPERIIQFGSDAYFELAEKLARRSRQSLLTLKGEIVVLIDNEVVLVEN from the coding sequence ATGCGAGTAAAACATATCTATCTTAAATTTGCGCCGGCGGCAATTCTAATCTGTGCCGCGTGCGTTTGTGCACTCGAGCATGTTACAACATCGCCGGCAGACTCAACCGCCGAATCAACGTCGGCCGTTTCCAATACAATTGTGCCCCAGATTGGGCGGTTCGGTTTTGTCCCAGGCAGAGGCCGGGCTATTGAGATAACAAACGTCAACGCGCTTATCGACATCAACGAGACCGCCGCGGCAACTACACTCGAGATACACATCATAAACAATACAAACCGCCGGCAGGAGGCAGAGCTGGTTCTGCCGGTGCCTGATGATGCGGTGATAAAAGGCTTCGCCTATGACGGCCCCGGCACTGCGATATCCGCACGTATCCATGAACGCGGCGAGGCGAGACGGATTTACCGCGATCTGGTGAACCGGATAATCGATCCGGCGCTCGTTGAGCTTGCCGGGCATAAGCTGGTCCGCTCAAGCGTGTTTCCCGTTGAGCCCCGCGGCAGGCAGAAGCTGGTTATTACCTATGAACATCTGCTCCGGCGTGAGCATGACCGGATTGATTACTATCTCGGCCGAAGCGAATCGCTCGAGTACGATGTACCGTGGCAGATAACCGCCAACATAAAAAACTCAAACCCCGTATCAGCCGTGTACTCCTCGAGCCATGAGATTGTTACCCATAGAATATCAGCCGGCAATTTAACCGTAAACGTTTCTTCCGGTTCAAGAAAAAACCCGGGGCGGTTTCATCTCTCTTTCATTGTCAACTCCGGCGGGCCGGCTGCGTCGCTGTTTGCATATCCGCAGTCTTCAGTTAACGGCGGCTATTTCATGCTGCTTGCCGGATTGGGCACGCAGAAAAAGCCCAAAGAAACGCCGGCGATAAAACGTGAACTGACGCTGGTTATTGACCGCTCGGGAAGTATGCGCGGCGAGAAACTCGAACAGGTAAAAGAGTCCGCGCTGCAGATTATCGCGGGACTTGAAGACGGCGAATTATTCAATATCGCCATCTACAGCAACAGCGTGGAGTGGTTTTCTGTCTCGCCGGTTGAGAAAAACAATGACACATTCAAATCAGCCCAGAGCTATCTCGCCGGCACAACCGCTTCCGGCGGAACAAACATCTATGAAGCACTCGAAGGCGCGCTTGCCCAGGCGCCAAACGCCGGCAGGCTGCCGGTTGTTCTGTTTCTCACAGACGGTCTGCCAACAGTCAACCGGACAGGCGAGAAAGAGATAGCCGCCCTTGCCGAAAAACAAAACCCACACAACCGCCGCGTGTTTACAATCGGTGTCGGCGTTGACCTCAACGCGCCGCTTCTTGACCGCATTGCCGAAGTCTCCGGCGGACGCTCGGAGTTTATACTTCCAGCGGAGGATATCGAGGTTAAGATCGGACGGGTCTTTGAAAGGCTTACCGGGCCGGTATTCACAGATGTGCGGCTGGAGATACTCGAGGCAGACGGCACACCCGCCATCGGCAGGACACTTGATATACTGCCCGGCAGAATAGCAGATGTTTACGAGGATGAGCAGATTGTGCTTCTTGGCAAGTATGTCGGCAGCCGCCCGCTGACGTTTCGACTCTCGGGAAACTACCGGGGCACTCATCGCAGCTTTGATTTCGCGTTCAGCTTCGATAAGGCCGACCCGGGCTACAGCTTTGTGCCGCGGCTGTGGGCGGGCAGGAAGATCGCCGTCTTGACAGAGAGTATCAGACAAGCGGGAGCAGATGCAAACACAAACGATCCCAGGATAAAAGAGCTTGTCGATGAGGTCATACGCATCTCGACGGAGTTCGGCATACTTACAGAATACACCGCGTTTCTCGCCAATGAGGGAATGAGCCTCGCCGAGCCGGAAGCGATACGCAGAGAAGCGGCGGATATGTTTCGCAGCAGAGCGATAAGCAGCCGCTCGGGTATGGACGCGGTCAGCCAGAGTTATAATTATGCCAGGCGAAAGTCACAGACAACTCTAAACTACAGCAATGAATTTTACGATTCAAAGATGAAACATGTGCGTTTCAATTCAATACGCCAGCTCGGAGATCGGACGTTCTATCAAAAGTCAAATCGATGGGTAGATTCGCGGCTTGTAAACAACACCGATTCAATTCGGCCTGAACGAATAATACAGTTCGGCTCTGATGCGTACTTCGAGCTTGCCGAAAAACTCGCCCGCCGCAGCCGCCAGTCACTGCTCACGCTCAAAGGCGAAATTGTCGTGCTCATTGATAACGAGGTAGTGTTGGTTGAGAATTAG
- a CDS encoding sulfatase, protein MKENKTRREFLVMTAGAMLASRAAFGMGGRRPEKTRPNIVVLFIDDLGYGDVGIYGAKDVPTPNIDKLAAEGTKFTNAYTICPVCSPSRTALMLGMYPQKFGMNGNNHRGHPIPEDHPTLAETLRDAGYFTGMVGRWDVGSIEQGPLERGFMEVARRSTLSSDDPRRALPNGPTYMQQDGAYWTEQQGKEMADFVTRHKDEKFFLYFAPLAIHYPVEEVPQKYIDRVPESVTDKQRRYLSAAMIAVDDAVGEVMRAIKESGIDENTLVFFTGDNGGKESEGSKNTPYRGGKVTPWEGAVREPFIVRWKDTLPAGRVYDGMTSTLDIYATSAAVAATALPVRCDGVNLMPYLNGTKTGQPHDTLYWRWLDGKNIEAGHNVHAVRHGKWRLMRQETDTKWRLFDIEADPGETTNLADKYPDVVEKLSKMYKEWTGRLPEPLPYLRGPGGRCPGGKGWATPNNP, encoded by the coding sequence ATGAAAGAAAACAAAACACGCAGAGAATTCCTGGTGATGACCGCCGGCGCGATGCTGGCTTCCAGGGCGGCGTTTGGAATGGGCGGCAGGCGTCCAGAAAAGACCCGCCCGAATATCGTTGTGCTGTTTATTGATGATTTGGGCTACGGCGATGTGGGTATCTACGGGGCAAAAGACGTACCCACTCCCAACATCGACAAACTCGCCGCAGAGGGCACAAAGTTTACAAACGCATATACTATCTGCCCGGTTTGCAGCCCCAGCCGCACCGCGCTGATGCTCGGCATGTATCCGCAGAAGTTCGGCATGAACGGCAACAACCACCGCGGGCACCCAATACCCGAAGATCACCCTACACTGGCAGAAACATTGCGGGACGCCGGATACTTTACCGGCATGGTGGGCCGCTGGGATGTCGGCAGCATCGAACAGGGCCCGCTCGAACGCGGCTTCATGGAGGTTGCCCGCCGCTCAACCCTGAGCAGCGACGATCCCCGCCGCGCACTGCCCAACGGGCCGACATACATGCAGCAGGACGGCGCTTACTGGACCGAGCAGCAGGGCAAAGAGATGGCGGATTTTGTTACGCGGCATAAAGATGAGAAATTTTTCCTCTACTTCGCACCGCTGGCGATACATTACCCTGTAGAAGAAGTGCCGCAAAAATACATTGACCGTGTACCAGAAAGCGTAACAGATAAGCAGAGGCGGTACCTCTCCGCCGCGATGATTGCGGTTGATGATGCCGTCGGCGAAGTCATGCGGGCAATAAAGGAAAGCGGCATCGATGAAAATACGCTTGTGTTCTTCACCGGCGACAACGGCGGCAAGGAATCCGAAGGCTCAAAGAACACACCATACCGCGGTGGCAAGGTAACGCCGTGGGAAGGCGCTGTAAGAGAGCCGTTCATTGTCCGCTGGAAAGACACACTGCCGGCGGGCAGGGTGTATGACGGTATGACCTCCACGCTCGATATATACGCAACATCCGCCGCTGTTGCGGCAACCGCCTTGCCCGTCAGATGTGACGGTGTAAACCTGATGCCGTATTTGAATGGCACTAAAACCGGACAGCCCCACGATACGCTGTACTGGCGATGGCTCGACGGCAAAAACATAGAAGCCGGCCATAACGTCCACGCCGTGCGGCACGGCAAGTGGCGGCTGATGCGCCAGGAGACCGACACGAAATGGAGACTCTTCGACATAGAGGCCGACCCCGGTGAGACCACCAACCTGGCGGATAAATATCCCGATGTTGTAGAAAAACTTTCAAAGATGTATAAAGAATGGACGGGCCGGCTGCCCGAGCCGCTGCCGTACCTGAGAGGCCCCGGCGGGCGCTGCCCGGGCGGCAAGGGCTGGGCGACACCGAATAACCCGTAA
- a CDS encoding sensor histidine kinase — MYKRLTILAIIILGSACGLALLGRHAIIKWADGLAGSRYGEFTAVAEQIRLDVRQKIREFIDAEQQRPYSDYQYAYVPENLAPDQQEMPLLRSPLADKFNNGLAGGYFQIESDGTVITPYLPAGEQQKPQAKQSQIYTYIQKIKSNLLGRLNSDEGVFFSRPDVELEDPHARFSYRFDVYSSGGETDGQKSDRQQSLSEDRTQQLSLEVFSPEKQQAKVIAQKRSVVTSNRAQVDSISDTDRPAAAKMKTASARSADMFSAAAESRTDSEKKSETSSEEIKSSALAKAPETAAARSRLYYEKDETGEDTEAVKDIAQPAAAAAREETVQIRIEPFVPVFIEDKTDSGSIFNGSVFMLRHITIEDKHFMQGFRLNENELLELMRNSARRFIRSGMRFEVDSARISEATLSAVLDFEFGGMVINLFETDPLRLGRQVSQMKRWYAGIIAVVMLAVGYAMFSVWKNMHAQLQLAKKKDDFISAVSHELRTPLTSIRMYSEMLENGWVSSPQKTKDYYRNMRTESERLSRLVDNVLDFSRIQKGRKEYAFAAGNINDCVGAAVNTIRPYAVENGFELRFEPGEIDETKFDSDAVTQILVNLIDNAIKYARNADDKTIIIRTLPKGGSVFIEVEDRGPGIPHSRRKKIFEEFYRLEDESTRETTGSGLGLALVRKFAQAHGGFVDFQNIKPTGVVFRVCLK, encoded by the coding sequence ATGTATAAACGATTAACAATACTTGCGATAATAATACTCGGCTCGGCCTGCGGGCTGGCACTGCTTGGCCGTCATGCCATAATCAAATGGGCGGACGGGCTTGCCGGCAGCAGATACGGTGAGTTCACCGCCGTCGCCGAGCAGATCCGCCTTGATGTGCGGCAGAAGATTCGTGAATTCATCGACGCCGAACAGCAGCGGCCCTACAGCGATTATCAGTACGCCTATGTGCCTGAGAATCTCGCGCCTGATCAGCAGGAAATGCCGCTGCTTCGCTCACCGCTGGCGGATAAGTTCAACAACGGGCTTGCCGGCGGTTACTTCCAGATCGAATCGGACGGCACGGTTATTACTCCGTACCTGCCGGCGGGCGAGCAGCAAAAACCGCAGGCTAAACAGAGCCAGATTTACACGTATATTCAGAAAATTAAGAGCAATCTTCTGGGACGGCTCAATTCTGATGAAGGTGTTTTTTTCAGCCGCCCGGACGTTGAGCTTGAAGACCCGCACGCACGATTTAGCTATCGCTTTGATGTATATTCCTCCGGCGGTGAAACCGACGGGCAAAAAAGCGATCGGCAGCAAAGTTTAAGCGAGGACAGGACACAGCAGTTATCACTCGAGGTGTTTAGTCCGGAAAAACAGCAGGCCAAGGTGATTGCGCAAAAGCGGTCGGTGGTAACCTCTAACCGGGCGCAGGTTGACTCAATTTCCGACACAGACCGACCTGCCGCGGCCAAGATGAAAACTGCATCCGCACGGTCTGCGGACATGTTCAGTGCGGCGGCAGAGAGCCGGACAGACAGCGAGAAAAAGTCTGAAACCTCAAGCGAAGAGATTAAAAGCTCCGCACTTGCCAAAGCCCCCGAAACAGCCGCTGCCCGAAGCAGGCTTTACTACGAAAAGGATGAGACCGGAGAAGACACCGAAGCAGTGAAGGATATTGCCCAGCCGGCGGCCGCCGCCGCCAGGGAGGAAACCGTTCAGATCCGCATTGAGCCTTTTGTTCCTGTTTTTATTGAGGACAAAACCGACAGCGGATCCATCTTTAACGGCAGCGTGTTTATGCTCCGCCACATTACTATCGAGGATAAGCATTTCATGCAGGGTTTCAGGCTCAATGAAAATGAGCTGCTTGAGCTGATGCGAAATTCCGCCCGGAGGTTTATCCGCAGCGGAATGAGATTCGAGGTTGACAGCGCCCGCATCAGCGAAGCGACACTCAGCGCTGTGCTGGACTTTGAGTTTGGCGGCATGGTGATAAATCTCTTTGAGACTGACCCGCTGCGGCTGGGTCGGCAGGTGTCCCAGATGAAACGCTGGTACGCCGGGATTATTGCCGTTGTCATGCTGGCGGTTGGGTATGCCATGTTCAGTGTGTGGAAAAACATGCACGCGCAGCTTCAGCTGGCAAAGAAAAAAGACGACTTTATCTCCGCGGTATCGCACGAGCTCCGCACGCCGCTGACTTCGATACGGATGTACTCGGAGATGCTCGAAAACGGCTGGGTAAGCTCGCCGCAAAAAACCAAAGATTATTACCGCAACATGCGTACCGAGAGCGAGCGGCTCAGCCGGCTTGTGGACAATGTGCTGGACTTTTCACGAATCCAGAAAGGCCGCAAGGAATACGCGTTTGCCGCGGGAAATATAAACGACTGTGTCGGTGCCGCTGTCAATACGATCCGGCCGTATGCGGTTGAGAACGGCTTTGAGCTTAGATTCGAGCCCGGCGAAATCGATGAAACAAAATTCGATTCAGACGCGGTTACGCAGATATTGGTGAACCTGATTGACAACGCGATTAAATATGCCCGCAACGCTGATGATAAAACGATAATCATCCGCACCCTGCCAAAAGGCGGCTCGGTCTTTATCGAGGTAGAAGACCGCGGCCCGGGAATTCCGCACAGCCGAAGGAAAAAAATATTCGAAGAGTTCTACCGGCTCGAAGATGAGTCAACCCGTGAGACAACCGGCAGCGGCCTGGGCCTGGCGCTGGTACGGAAATTCGCCCAGGCGCACGGCGGCTTCGTTGATTTCCAGAACATAAAACCTACGGGCGTAGTGTTCAGGGTGTGCCTGAAATAA